The Helicobacter canis genomic sequence TGGTAGGATTTTTCATACTTTGATAAGGAAACATTATGAAAGAGCCAAAAAGAAAAATAGCTGGTGCAAAGCAATTTGTTAATGCAGAAACAGGCGAAGTGCTTAATTTACAAGAAATCATTGAATATTATGGCGATAATGTGCCTTGGCAAAGAGTGCGCATTGCTCCGCTTATGGCATTGTTAGATAGGGGCATAAGCCATTCTAAAATGAAAGTAATCCATTGGATTGTAGAGCATTTGGATAGGGAAAACAATTTGATATACACACAAAGGCATATAGCAGAGCAAACACAAGTGGCAAAAAGCACAATAAACGAGCTGTTTAAATTTTTGCTTGATAGCAACTTTATGAAAAAAAAGGGCAGTGTATATCATATTAACCCCTACTTCATAGGTCCTAAAGCTTGCAGTGAGCAGGATTATAATGCGTTTGTAATACGATATAGAAAAATGGATAGTGCAGATGAGTAGAGTAGCCACAAAGATTCTTTTTGACAAAGATATACGAGCATTACAACCAAAAGAGAAGCAATATCGCTTAGTTGTGGGTAATCCTAAAGAGCTTATCTTGTTTGTCTATCCTAGCGGTGTTAAGACTTTTGCATTAAGGATTCTTGGAAGTGGTGGTAATGAGAAATGTATAAAGCTATCTCAATTTCGTGCTGGAATATATAGCGTAGCTGATGCAAGAAAGGAAGCGTGTGAGAGATTAAGAATTATAGAAACTAGTGGCGAGCTAGATTCTACAAAATACCTTTTCAAAAATCTTTATGTTAGATATTTGAAGCAAAAAGCAAAGCGCGGTATTAGCGAAGAATACTTAAAGCAAGTGGAAGCCCTGTGTGAGCGTTACTTACTCCCAGATTTAGCGGATTTAGATGTCAAAGATATTAAATTCTCCTATTTGCTTGACTTGCTTAATGCTGTCTTTGACCCAAGCAATCCACACAAAAGCCGCTTAGAAACTATCAAGCGGCTATCACTTCATCTCAATGGCATTTTTAGCATAGCCTTAAAAGACCGCTACATTGACTATAATCCAACCTTTGGGCTAAGGCAGGAGTTTCCTACTAAATCTAAATTTTATACTAAAAATGGGATAGATTCACGCCTTGCCGCCCTTACTAGCAATGAAATTTTGAAAGAATTTTTAAATGATTTAAAGCGTAACACCACACTAGATATTCAAACAAAAAGGGCGATTTATTTGCAGATTTTATGTGTCAATCGCCCTATCAATACCGCAAGTGCTAGATGGAGTCATATTGATATGCCAAATGCTACTTGGAGTATTCCGGCAAATGAAATGAAAATGGGCAAAGATCACAAAATAGCACTCAATAGCTATGCCCTAAAAATCCTAGAAGCACAACAAAAAGACTTTGGATATTTTGGTAGTGCATTTGTATTTCCAACATTTAGTAGGCTAGGGCATATCCATAGAGACACACTAAGCAAAGCATTGAGAAACTTTAACAATAGCAAATATAGAGATAAACTAACCACACACGGATTCCGTGCGACATTTAGAACAATTTGCTCACTGCATAAAGCAGAGCTACTCCAAAAGGGCATAAGCGATGAAGTGATAGAATCTGCCTTAGCTCACAAAACAGATAATGAAATTAAATACGCTTATGAGCGAGAAAAGGCAAGCCTAGAACAGCTTAGAATCCTAATGCAGTGGTATGGAGATTATTTGCATAGTTTGTGTGCGTTTGAGCTATAACCTACAATTAAAGTTGCAATCAATGTTAGAGTATTTAACGCAGTCTCTAATTTAGCGTATAGCTATGTTAGAGTAATGCGCATTACTCTAACATTGATAAATCAAAGTTAGAAGTAGCGAAAATTTACAAAATTTTGTTATACTCTAACATAGCATATAACTCAAGGATACAAAAATGAATAACAAAGAAAAACTCATCTTGCAACGAGAAATTACAATTTTAGAATCTCAATTAGAAGACATACAAAAAAGTATAAAAGATTTGCAACTAAGTTTAGATTCCACAAAGAAAACATTGCAAAATCTCAAAGATATAGCGTGGGATAGCGACAAAAAGGAGAGCAAATGAATCCACAAATTGATTATGCTAAATATGAGAATATGACTGCTAGGCAAATTTTTAACTCTTTAGAAAGCACCAAGAAAAAGATTGAAAAAGCAGAGCAGATAAAGAAAGAAAATGAAGCCTTATTTGCTTATCTAAAATCCAAGCTCAATGAGAAAGTCAATGAGCCAAAGTTTGTGGATTTTAATAAATCCACATCTGCAAACACTGCAAAAAAAATCTTAAACTCTATGAGTGATGAGCAAAAAGCTGCAATCCACAATCAAACGCTAAATTATATGAATACTGCGGATAGCGATGATGATTAAAGTTGTTATAGAAAAAAAGGCAGATAAGTTTCTTAGTAAATTACTTCATAGCAATCAACAGCAAGTAGCTTTATCGATTTTTGATTTTCTCTACAATCAATTGCCAAGTCTAGAGAGCGACCCTAGATTCTTAG encodes the following:
- a CDS encoding site-specific integrase, with protein sequence MSRVATKILFDKDIRALQPKEKQYRLVVGNPKELILFVYPSGVKTFALRILGSGGNEKCIKLSQFRAGIYSVADARKEACERLRIIETSGELDSTKYLFKNLYVRYLKQKAKRGISEEYLKQVEALCERYLLPDLADLDVKDIKFSYLLDLLNAVFDPSNPHKSRLETIKRLSLHLNGIFSIALKDRYIDYNPTFGLRQEFPTKSKFYTKNGIDSRLAALTSNEILKEFLNDLKRNTTLDIQTKRAIYLQILCVNRPINTASARWSHIDMPNATWSIPANEMKMGKDHKIALNSYALKILEAQQKDFGYFGSAFVFPTFSRLGHIHRDTLSKALRNFNNSKYRDKLTTHGFRATFRTICSLHKAELLQKGISDEVIESALAHKTDNEIKYAYEREKASLEQLRILMQWYGDYLHSLCAFEL
- a CDS encoding DUF5320 domain-containing protein — encoded protein: MNNKEKLILQREITILESQLEDIQKSIKDLQLSLDSTKKTLQNLKDIAWDSDKKESK
- a CDS encoding replication/maintenance protein RepL yields the protein MKEPKRKIAGAKQFVNAETGEVLNLQEIIEYYGDNVPWQRVRIAPLMALLDRGISHSKMKVIHWIVEHLDRENNLIYTQRHIAEQTQVAKSTINELFKFLLDSNFMKKKGSVYHINPYFIGPKACSEQDYNAFVIRYRKMDSADE
- a CDS encoding type II toxin-antitoxin system RelE/ParE family toxin translates to MMIKVVIEKKADKFLSKLLHSNQQQVALSIFDFLYNQLPSLESDPRFLANAKHLKGFDDNRYRWRFGNYRVIGKVNANGEITIVQIIEITHRQGAY